One Helianthus annuus cultivar XRQ/B chromosome 12, HanXRQr2.0-SUNRISE, whole genome shotgun sequence genomic region harbors:
- the LOC110893024 gene encoding uncharacterized mitochondrial protein AtMg00810-like — MEQPPGFANSKHPDYVCKLNRALYGLKQAPRAWFQRISSFLISYGFTCSRADPSLFVFTQGESLMYLLVYVDDLILTGNNSSLLTVFINRLHQEFVIKDLGSLNYFLGLEVLHTNDGLVLTQTKYANDIVIRAGLTHAKPVPTPLSTSDTFVSDGVPFDDPTLYRSLVGALQYLTITRPDLAYAVNQACQHLHALTEKHFQLVKRIVRYVKGTISHGLVFTRPTSSTILGYSDADWARCIETRRSTYGYSIFLGGNLVSWSAKKQPTVSRSSCESEYRAMANAAAEIVWITHLLQELRTLPPSRPTLLCDNRSALFMSQNPVSHKRAKHIDLDYHFVRELVMSGKLHTKFVPTKLQLADIFTKSLPRPQFEHFRDLIRVHPLPFRLTGDKR, encoded by the coding sequence ATGGAACAACCTCCCGGCTTTGCAAATTCGAAGCATCCGGATTATGTGTGCAAGTTGAATCGCGCTCTCTACGGTCTAAAACAGGCCCCTAGGGCGTGGTTCCAACGAATCAGCTCCTTTCTCATCTCCTACGGCTTCACCTGTAGCCGAGCGGATCCGTCTCTCTTTGTTTTCACTCAAGGAGAATCTCTTATGTACCTCCTAGTTTACGTTGACGATCTTATCCTCACCGGCAACAACTCCTCCTTGCTCACTGTCTTCATAAATCGGCTACATCAGGAGTTTGTTATCAAAGATCTCGGCTCATTAAACTATTTTCTTGGTCTTGAGGTCCTTCATACCAATGATGGTCTCGTTCTTACTCAAACCAAATACGCCAACGATATCGTTATTCGTGCTGGTCTCACTCATGCCAAACCCGTTCCAACACCACTCTCCACCTCGGATACTTTCGTATCGGATGGTGTTCCTTTCGATGATCCTACCCTTTACCGATCACTTGTTGGCGCTCTTCAGTACCTAACCATTACCCGTCCTGATTTGGCCTATGCGGTCAACCAAGCTTGTCAACATTTGCATGCTCTAACTGAAAAACATTTTCAACTAGTTAAGAGGATCGTTCGGTATGTTAAAGGCACCATTTCTCACGGTCTTGTCTTCACTCGTCCTACCTCCTCCACCATTTTGGGTTACTCTGATGCAGATTGGGCACGGTGTATAGAAACGAGACGTTCTACTTATGGCTATTCAATCTTTCTAGGTGGTAACTTAGTTTCATGGAGTGCAAAGAAGCAACCAACGGTTTCACGATCAAGCTGCGAATCTGAATATCGGGCCATGGCTAATGCAGCTGCTGAAATTGTCTGGATAACGCATTTACTACAAGAGTTACGAACACTTCCGCCTTCTCGTCCGACTCTCTTATGTGACAATCGGAGTGCTTTATTTATGAGTCAGAATCCCGTCTCTCACAAACGGGCTAAACATATCGATCTGGACTACCACTTTGTTCGTGAGCTCGTAATGTCAGGGAAGCTTCATACCAAATTCGTTCCTACCAAGCTTCAACTAGCGGATATCTTCACCAAGAGCTTGCCTCGACCTCAATTTGAACATTTTCGGGATCTTATTCGCGTTCATCCTCTGCCGTTTCGCTTGACGGGGGATAAAAGATAA
- the LOC110895210 gene encoding transcription factor TCP4, whose product MSQIHHQQQPSGSSRFGIKTSGNSGGEIVEVQGGHIVRSTGKKDRHSKVCTSKGPRDRRVRLSAHTAIQFYDVQDRLGFDRPSKAVDWLIKKAKTAIDKLAELPAWKPTNVARTRNPRSVSGSRFDQKIQNPDEFGHFEQYPDGRIGYNQMGCDQNSSFLPGSQDLRLSLQSFKDPVFENQESHCGNNNVYFDGSGWPENPAGGFQRMLSMGGDAGGFVFSSQAQSNTTPFLQPLLGQTITNELLLNSSRREPLQSSTTPSFRAWVDPLPAFGFDQHPTLAFHHPNAGFGGFSGFGIPARIQGEQEERDGLSERPSSASSDSRH is encoded by the coding sequence ATGTCACAAATTCATCACCAACAACAACCAAGTGGGTCATCAAGATTTGGAATAAAAACCTCCGGCAACAGTGGTGGTGAGATTGTGGAAGTTCAAGGGGGCCACATTGTACGGTCAACTGGTAAAAAAGACCGGCACAGCAAAGTATGCACCTCAAAAGGACCAAGAGACCGGCGTGTGCGGTTATCTGCTCACACTGCTATTCAATTTTATGATGTGCAAGACCGGCTGGGCTTTGACCGGCCAAGCAAAGCCGTTGACTGGCTTATTAAAAAGGCTAAAACCGCCATTGATAAACTTGCTGAGCTGCCGGCGTGGAAACCCACCAATGTAGCAAGAACAAGAAACCCTAGGTCAGTTTCAGGTTCAAGATTTGATCAAAAGATTCAAAACCCAGATGAATTTGGTCATTTTGAGCAATACCCAGATGGTAGAATTGGTTATAATCAAATGGGTTGTGATCAAAATTCAAGCTTTTTGCCTGGAAGTCAAGATCTGAGGCTTTCTCTTCAATCGTTTAAAGATCCGGTTTTCGAGAATCAAGAGAGTCATTGTGGTAATAATAATGTTTATTTTGATGGGTCGGGTTGGCCCGAGAACCCGGCAGGTGGGTTTCAAAGAATGCTGTCTATGGGTGGAGATGCAGGTGGGTTTGTGTTTAGTTCACAGGCTCAGTCTAATACGACGCCGTTTCTGCAACCGTTATTAGGCCAAACAATAACCAATGAATTGTTGTTAAACAGTTCTCGGAGGGAACCCCTTCAGTCCAGTACCACACCTTCGTTTCGTGCTTGGGTCGACCCGTTGCCAGCGTTCGGGTTTGATCAGCACCCCACGCTGGCTTTCCACCACCCAAATGCCGGTTTTGGTGGCTTCTCTGGGTTCGGTATTCCAGCACGAATTCAAGGTGAACAAGAGGAACGCGATGGCCTATCCGAGAGGCCGTCGTCCGCGTCCTCGGATTCGCGACATTGA